gTCTCGGGGCCGTGGGGGAGGGCGGGACGGGGAGAGATTCtgctggagccccccccccccagtctccgtGGGCCCCGGCCAGGCCGCCGGCCACTCACATTGATGATGACGGCCAGCTTGCCCACGCCGCGGAGAATGTTGTACCAGATTCCTGGGGGTGCGAGGGGGCAGCTCAGAGACCCCCGGGCCCGCTTGGGACCCTGAGGGCGGGCGGCGATCCTGCCCCTCACGTCCCCCCGTGTCCCCCGCATCCCCCTGCCACCCATGTCCCCCTGCGTCCCCCTGCCCCCTGTGTCTCCCGCGTTCCCCTGCCCCCCACGTCCCCCCGCGTCCCTCCGCGTCCCCCCACCGATGTCCTTGGCCCGCACGGCCACCGGCCTCCGGAGCTCAGTGACGAACTTCTTGGCGTCCAGCCGGATCTCGATGACGTTGTTGAGCAGGGCGAAGAGGGGGGCCAGCGGGAAGGACGCCACAAACAGGGTCACGAAGCCGAACTGAATGACTGTGCAGGGGTTAGCGCCCGTGGGCGTCAGGAGGCACCAGGGGTGGACAGAGGTCACCCAGGGTGTCAGGGGTCAGGGGACAGGGGGCACCAGGGGTGTCAGAGGTCAGGCAGGGGTGTCAGGGGACAGGGGGCACCAGGGGTGTCAGGGGTCAGGCAGGGGTGTCAGGGGACAGGGGGCACCAGGGGTGTCAGGGGTCAGGCAGGGGTGTCAGGGGTCAGGGGGCACCAGGGGTATCGAGGTCAGGAGAGACCAGGGGGTGTCAGGGGTCAGGAGGCACCAGGGGTATCAGGGGTCAGAGGACCAGGGGGCATCAGGGTTTAGCATTAGGGGTGTCAGGGGTCAGGGGGCCCCAGGGGTATTGAGGTCAGGGGAAACCAGGGGGTGTCAGGGGTGAGTGCCAGGGGTGGTCAGGGGGCACCAGGTGTGGTCGGGGGTGTTGGGGGGCGGCAGGGAGTCAGAGGGCAGCGGGGGCACCAGGGGCCTGGCCCTCCAGGCTCGGCCGGGCTGAGGGCTGGAGGACCCTAGACTCTACTCTGAGCCCCAGGCCCTGGCAGCGGAGTCCATGGCTCCTTCCCAGTGGGGCCTTCAGAATGCaggttccctccctcctctctctctgcccagggctGAGGTCCCGTCCTTCCCGCCTGTCCGTCCGTGAGCAGGGACGCACTCATCTCCATGTATTCTGGCGTGAGGCCCGCATAGGGCTCCAGGGTGTAGTCCACCTCATAGCGCTGCCTGCGCCTCACGTGCTCGCGGGCAGAGGGGCCGCGGTGTTTCAGCCGCAGGGAGCGGATCAACTTCTTCATCTTCCTGGGGACAAGGGGACAgatggacaggggacagggacagagggacaggggatgGGGGCAGGGGACGGGGcacaggggacagagggacagggacagagggatGAGGATGGggcacagagggacagggggATGGACAAAGGGACGGGGGATGGGGGACAAGGGGACATGGGGACggaggacagggggacaggggacagtgtAAGGGGACAGCAGCTCAGCAGAGCACCATCCTGAGTTCACTGCCTGGCATCACAGGGCCAGAttaatgctctgcttctctctctctctctctctctgtaaacaaataacttgtttaaaaaatatttgatttatttatttatgagaatgacaggaggagagagaaagaaccagacatcactctggcatgtgtgttgccggggattgaaatcAGGCCCTCATGTTGGAGAGTCCAAAGCCcatctctgtgccacctcccggaccacacaaataactttttttaaacccccatatatttaacatttttatttatcttaacgaaacagatacagaaagacactagAGTCCTGCTGAGGCCTGGCTGCCGGCAGAGCCTGAGatggaacccgggacctcagagcctcaggcaggagggtgtTCACAGAacccctgtgccacctccaaaCCCAATAGAaaactctttctatttttattttatttaaaatttttaatatttatttgttttcccttttgttgcccttgttttttaattgttgtggtagttattattgtttttgttattgttgttgttgttggataggacagagaaatggagagaggaggggaagacagagagggggagagaaagacagacacctgcagacctgcttcaccgcctgggaagcgactcccctgcaggtggggagccgggggctcgaaccaggatccttacaccggtccttgcgctttgtgccacctgcgcttaacccgctgcgccaccgcccgactccaaaTAGAAAACTCTTTACACCAGTgttcagatacagagaggaggagagacccgCAGCCCAGCCCGCCCTCCATGCAGTGGGGAGACCTCACGCTTCACCCAAGAGAGACCCTGCGTTCAAACCCTGACCTAGACCCTGTGAGAGcctatggagggtgggcagggctgtggggtctctcctctctcagcaccctgcacagcacccagggagcccatggagggtgggcagggctgtgggtctctcctctctcagcaccctgcacagcacccagggagcccatggagggtgggcagggctgtggggtctctcctctctcagcaccaggcacagcacccagggagcccatggagggtgggcagggctgtggggtgtctcctctctcagcaccctgcacagcacccagggagcccatggagggtgggcagggctgtggggtgtctcctctctcagcaccctgcacagcacccagggagccccatggagggtgggcagggctgtggggtctctcctcagcaccctgcacagcacccagggagcccatggagggtgggcagggctgtggggtctctcctctctcagcaccctgcacagcacccagggagcccatggagggtgggcagggctgtggggtctctcctctctcagcaccaggcacagcacccagggagcccatggagggtgggcagggctgtggggtgtctcctctctcagcaccaggcacagcacccaggagcccatggagggtgggcagggctgtggggtctctcctctctcagcaccctgcatagcacccagggagcccatggagggtgggcagggctgtgggggtctctcctctctcagcaccaggcacagcacccagggagcccatggagggtgggcagggctgtggggtctctcctctctcagcaccctgcacagtacccagggagccccatggagggtgggcagggctgtggggtctctcctctctcagcaccaggcacagcacccagggagcccatggagggtgggcagggctgtgggatctctcctctctcagcaccaggcacagcacccagggagcccatggagggtgggcagggctgtggggtctctcctctctcagcaccaggcacagcacccagggagcccatggagggtggacagggctgtggggtgtctcctctctcagcaccaggcacagcacccagggagcccatggagggtgggcagggctgtggggtctctcctctctcagcaccaggcacagcacccagggagcccatggagggtgggcagggctgtggggtctctcctctctcagcaccctgcacagcacccagggagtggGTCTCCTCTGTTGAGCACTAGcagctctcctccccccccccacgcccccaTGCTCACCCCCAGGGCCCCACTCATGGCTCCGCCCATCTACGGGCCCGCCCACTCCATACCGAGCAGCACGCGGCCCCGCCCACTGGAGGCCCCGCCCACCCTCAAGGCCCCTCCCACGCAGCCGCCACCTGAGGCCACGCCCCTGCGTGGAGCCGCCCAGCGGCCCCATCCGCTGCCAGCCCCGCCCACCCATCGCCCTGCCCACTGGCCCCGCCCACTCCCCATCCACCCCACGGTCCCCGCCCACCAGAGGCCCCGCCCAGAGCCcaaggccccgcccccggcccggccGGCCCCGCCCACTCACGGGATGCCGATCTCGAACAGGTTGTTCTGGATGAGCTGCTTCCCCAGCATGATGATGCTCAGCTGGATGCAAAGCTCCATGAGGCAGCCGCCGGGGGCGCACTGCGGGCGGGCGGGCCGgggtcaggggctgggggtcaggggcCGGGGTCTGGGGGCGGGGTCGGGGGCGGGGTGGGGTCTGgggtcaggggctgggggtcaggggcCGGGGTCTGGGGGCGGGTGGTCTGGGGCCGGGGTCAGGGGCGAGGGGgttaggggcggggggggggggtcaggggccGGGGTCTGGGGCCGGGGTCTGGGGGCGGGGGtcaggggcggggtcagaggcCGTGGtcaggagcggggggggggggggggtcaggggccGGAGTCTGGGGCTGGGGTCAGTGGCGGGGGTCAGGGGCGGGGGGGTCAGGGGCCAGGATCTGGGGGCGCCCAGCCAGCTGGCAACCAGGCTTCGCGAGCAGTGGCgccgtctctgtgtctctctctcgtctctgtcTCTAAAATCCCCGAACAGAGCCAGGCCCTCCCCCTGCAGGGCCCCTCCCTCCGCATGGCTCCTCCCCCTGCATGACCCTTCCCTCCGCAGCCCCTCCCTCCGCACAGCCCCTCCTTCTGCATGGGCCCTCCCCCTGCATGGGCCCTCCCCCTGCATGGGCCCTCCCCCTGCATGGGCCCTCCCCCTGCATGGCCCCTCCCCTGCATGGCCCCTCCCCTgcatggccccgccccctgcatgGCCCTCCCCCTGCATGGCCCCTCCCCCTACATGGCCCCGCCCCTgcatggccccgccccctgcatgGCCCCCTCCCCTGCATGGCCTCAGCGTCTCCCCGGCCTTGCACCCAGGGCCGCGCGTGGCCGGCTCCCTCCCCGGGGAAAGGACCTGGACCCCCGACACGGGCTCCTTTCAGGGGACCCAGCGCCCCGCCCCCGGCGGACCCCTCACCTCCTCCATCCTGAAGGAGCGGAAGATGTACACGTAGTCCCCCGGGCGCCCCACGAACCTGGCGTGACGGGAGCGGCGTGAGGGAGACCCCAGAgagcccgcccccacccccacccccacccccacccccggccgcCGGGACCAGGACGCCCGGCCGGCGCGTACCGGCCCTTGAAGAAGGCCACGTAGAAGATGGGGGTGTAGGAGTTGACGAACTTGAGCAGGAAAGCCTTGAAGATCAGGCGGTCCTCGAAGCTCTTCTCCGTCTTGGGGACCtctggggggcggggcgggggtcaCGGGGGGACGGGGCGGGGGTCACGGGGGCGGGGCGAGGGGGTcacggggggcggggcgggggtcacgggggacggggcgggggggtcactggggggcggggcgggggtcaCGGGGGGCGGGCGGTCACGGGGGTGGGGACGGGGCGGGGGTTACTGGGGGGCGGGGCGTCACGGGAGgatggggtgtgggggtcaaGGGGGAACAGGGCGGGGGGGTCACTgggggacggggtgggggggttaCGGGGGACGGTGTGGGGGGGTCACGGGGGGACGGGGCGGGGGGTCacagggggcggggcggggggtcaCTGGGGGGACGGGGCGGGGGGTCACGGGGGGCAGGCGGTCACGGGGGTGGGGACGGGGCGGGGGTCACTGGGGGGACGGGGCGGGGGTCACGggtgggcggggtgggggggtcgcgGGGGGTCACGGGGGACGGGGCGGGGGGGTCACGGGGGGATGGGGCGGGgggttacggggggggggggactgggtcCTGGGTCACTGGGGGCCAGGCCGTGGGGTCCCCGTGGGGCGGGCCGTGCCGGCCGCTGACCGATCTGGGTGAGCCATCGGGCCACGCAGCCGTAGGCCTCGTCCAGCAGGATGATGACCACCAGGTTGATGATGACAGCCGTGGCCGTGACGGTGACGCGGATGTTGGAGCGCACGGCGGGCGAGGAGGCCATGGCCAGGGCGGCGGCCGTGGAGATGCGGTAGATGATGACGCCCAGCACGATGGCGAAGGTCACGGCCACctggggacggggacggggatggGCGCGCGGTCTGGGACCTTCCTCGGCCCTGGGTCTCTGAGCCCTATGCCCCGTGAcccctgacccccatctgcaCCCCGTGACCCCCGACCCACATCTGTGCCCCGTGACCCCTGACCCACATCTGCGCCCCGTGACACCCGATCCCCCACCTGCGCCCCGTGACCCCGGACCCCCCATCTGTGCCCCATGACCCCCTACTCCTCATCTACACCCTGTGATCCCCACCCCCGATCTACACCCCTTGACCCCCGACCCCCCATCTTCACCCTGTGACCCCGATTCCCCCATCTGTATCccgtgtcccctgtcccctccttGAGAAGCCAGGAGGTAGCTGTGGTTGGGGGTGAGACGTCTGCCCACAGTGACTCacggcgggggcgggggtgggggcgggggcgggggagggccCGGCTTCCCTTGGAAAACCCCTCGCTCCTGCCAGGGACGCGCCCATGCCAACCGCGGGACCCCGCCAGCGGGGACGCTGACTCAGCTGGCACGCCCGGGCGGGCACCGTCTGGAATGCGGGCCCATGCCGATGGCCAGCAGGCTTTCTGCCCaccttcctgcctctgtgggacaGGAGCCCACTTCCCAGGCTGGGGGGCGCGGGGGTCCCGGGGTGGCAGCCAGAGGTGAGGgcgggtctctgggaaagcatcTTCCCCGCCCGGGAGCGCTGCCTGCTCCTTCCTCCAGGACGGTGGAGGTGATGCTGGGGCCGGAGCAGCCATGCTGTGACCAAGAGGCACAGCCCAGAGAAAACGGGTCTGCAAGGACTGTGGCATCGTGCCCAGCCCTGATGTCACACCCCAGGGTGACACTAACGCCTATCGCTCGAGAGGGGTGCCCACCGTCTCCTGCAGGGACCATGCGCCTAGACCCCGCCGGGCCCCCGCTGTCCCCGACTGTCCCCTGCCTCATCCCCCCAGCATCTGGGGCCTCAGCACCTGAAGCCACCGGCCCCCTGACATGACGGCACGTGTGGGGCCCTCGGGAAGGGGGCACGGGGGCCCTTGGGGTCGCTGTGGAGGCCCCGTCACGGCCTAATGGCGGGACACTGGGGCCCGGTGCATGCGGGGTTGACTGCTCCAggctttcagacagagagagcttcccccagtgccgtggctctcccatgtggtgccaggggcctTACTTACGGCCCGCCAGGCGCCCTTCTGGCCCCAAAACCTCCCATTTTAGGGGTTGTGATGGTGCCAAGCCTGGgcgcaccccctccccccccatctccccacccccccgctTCTGGAACTTACCATGAAGACGATGGAGACCAGGTTGGTGAGGTAGGCGGGGAAGCGGTCCCTCCAGGTCAGCTTCACCTTGTCTGTCTGCGAGAGACGGCCGGTcacaggggtggggggcacaggcgGCGTGAGCCGCCGCCAAGTCCTGTCTTTACACAGGCTCCTCTTGTGGGGCGGCCAGACCCCCAGCTGACGGGCCCCCCATCTGGGTGAGGGGAGCACTGGCCCCCGCGGGACCCCCACCTGGGTTTGCTGATGAGTCTCATTGGCCCTACCTTTTTGTGCTTACACTCCCTGCGTAGTGATTTCTCCAACACCCGGGCCTCGTATTCGGCTCTGGGGTGGTCCTGGGGGCGGAGGGCGTAGTGAGCGGCGCCTGCCGCGGGTCTGGGGGTCcacgccgcccgcccgcccggggCACAGCcctgagcctcccctccccccggcACCCCGGCGTCTGCagaccctctcccccctccccctgatGCCAACCTTCACGGCCTCCTGCGGGCGGCGGCGGGGacgtgggagagacagagatgcttcGTCACTGGCCGCTCTGGAGAGAGTCCCGGGAAC
Above is a genomic segment from Erinaceus europaeus unplaced genomic scaffold, mEriEur2.1 scaffold_298, whole genome shotgun sequence containing:
- the ANO1 gene encoding anoctamin-1 isoform X1 is translated as MALWAATFMEHWKRKQMRLNYHWDLTGFEEEEAVKDHPRAEYEARVLEKSLRRECKHKKTDKVKLTWRDRFPAYLTNLVSIVFMVAVTFAIVLGVIIYRISTAAALAMASSPAVRSNIRVTVTATAVIINLVVIILLDEAYGCVARWLTQIEVPKTEKSFEDRLIFKAFLLKFVNSYTPIFYVAFFKGRFVGRPGDYVYIFRSFRMEECAPGGCLMELCIQLSIIMLGKQLIQNNLFEIGIPKMKKLIRSLRLKHRGPSAREHVRRRQRYEVDYTLEPYAGLTPEYMEMIIQFGFVTLFVASFPLAPLFALLNNVIEIRLDAKKFVTELRRPVAVRAKDIGIWYNILRGVGKLAVIINAFVISFTSDFIPRLVYLYMYSKNGTMHGFLNHTLSSFNVSDFQDGTAPNDPLDLGYEVQICRYKDYREPPWSEHKYDISKDFWAVLAARLAFVIVFQNLVMFMSDFVDWLIPDIPKDISLQIHKEKVLMVDLFMREEQDRRQLLGTWMDGDGDGDGPEGRGQHRNHQSPAWPQGPGAGDGSDPDPEQLGSAL
- the ANO1 gene encoding anoctamin-1 isoform X2, giving the protein MALWAATFMEHWKRKQMRLNYHWDLTGFEEEDHPRAEYEARVLEKSLRRECKHKKTDKVKLTWRDRFPAYLTNLVSIVFMVAVTFAIVLGVIIYRISTAAALAMASSPAVRSNIRVTVTATAVIINLVVIILLDEAYGCVARWLTQIEVPKTEKSFEDRLIFKAFLLKFVNSYTPIFYVAFFKGRFVGRPGDYVYIFRSFRMEECAPGGCLMELCIQLSIIMLGKQLIQNNLFEIGIPKMKKLIRSLRLKHRGPSAREHVRRRQRYEVDYTLEPYAGLTPEYMEMIIQFGFVTLFVASFPLAPLFALLNNVIEIRLDAKKFVTELRRPVAVRAKDIGIWYNILRGVGKLAVIINAFVISFTSDFIPRLVYLYMYSKNGTMHGFLNHTLSSFNVSDFQDGTAPNDPLDLGYEVQICRYKDYREPPWSEHKYDISKDFWAVLAARLAFVIVFQNLVMFMSDFVDWLIPDIPKDISLQIHKEKVLMVDLFMREEQDRRQLLGTWMDGDGDGDGPEGRGQHRNHQSPAWPQGPGAGDGSDPDPEQLGSAL